In Sphingobacterium thalpophilum, a genomic segment contains:
- a CDS encoding VIT domain-containing protein: MKKIIVALCIILVFSNVDTKSQIRTTREIPSLKIKDGDGQQNKVILADLKIAVVIFGNIAKTTMTMVFDNKTNRDLEGELTFPMPEGVSVSGYALDINGKLRQAVPVDKNKGTEVFESIETRRIDPGLLEKVEGNNFRTRIYPLPANGKRTVQISYSENLTTTSDQARYYHLPLNYSSPIENFALDIHVFQNTDKPDFTEKPDGSLAFSQHNSNYTASLHKQQFKSQRNLVLQLPTGNKEASGLFQENGDKSFYFLANVTANATKSTQKKWGHSIGIIWDRSLSSKNRDIEKELALLDLFFKENPNMTVDLGLLDIRFVKGHTFQVRQGNWNDLKNYIKGIDYDGGTDYSQIKTGVIQANNYLLFSDGLSTFGQSKINLDNPVYCITSSNGSDYGVLKQISQKHLGKMINLANTSTTEAYHKLNTIDLIYLGIKEKNDFEEVYPQKGTPVQANFSLAGVGKSPGLKQITVLVGDGQQAPQEISIALQPDHGEIDLQQIWAQKKIEALDLQYEDNREEIETLGKQFGIVTRNTSLIVLETTEDYVRYAITPPAELLSEFNRLIKEEHIEKEERVADLLDQAQDITKQLQSWWNTDFQQKKKYPTRKKLISIPELAVAEEMATGVAPVTPIPSRPSASPAATSRAEELRSSAPASEKRVSAEGNSNTAKAVTSELAMAASDDVLQDFAVVQSLEERVAGIQTTSSINSIHGKISIPEIKEDQAYLQDLNQSKDPYKSYLQLRNQYMGTPTFYFDVANFFFKRGDHNKALLILSALADLQIENADLYKTISYKLREWGDYDNALFITAKVLKWRPMDPQSHRDYALVLQDKGMFKEALEQLYGILTQSYSPEAADRDDGIEETLVMEINNLIKANKAASSKVAVNKKLIADLPVDIRVVINWNSRNTDIDLWVTDPNQEKCFYSNPATAIGGRLSNDFTGGYGPEQFLLKKALKGKYKIEVDFYNDDSLTLAGPAAVMAEIYTYYSSGKQERKIVTIYLDRNKERNIGIGEFSFQ; the protein is encoded by the coding sequence ATGAAAAAGATCATAGTTGCCCTTTGCATAATTTTGGTATTTTCCAATGTGGATACGAAATCTCAGATCAGAACTACACGCGAAATACCAAGCTTAAAAATTAAAGATGGCGATGGCCAGCAAAACAAGGTGATATTGGCAGACCTAAAAATAGCTGTCGTCATATTCGGAAATATAGCCAAAACGACGATGACAATGGTCTTTGATAACAAGACCAACCGCGATCTCGAGGGCGAACTGACATTCCCTATGCCTGAAGGTGTCTCCGTGAGCGGCTACGCCTTAGATATCAACGGCAAATTACGACAAGCAGTTCCAGTCGATAAGAATAAAGGAACCGAAGTATTTGAAAGTATAGAAACACGCCGCATTGATCCGGGTTTATTGGAAAAAGTCGAAGGAAATAATTTCCGAACTCGAATTTACCCTTTACCAGCGAATGGGAAGCGTACCGTTCAGATTAGCTATTCAGAAAATCTGACCACAACATCGGATCAGGCTCGGTACTACCATCTACCCTTAAACTATAGTTCCCCCATTGAAAACTTCGCATTGGATATTCATGTCTTTCAAAATACCGATAAGCCAGATTTCACCGAGAAACCAGACGGTTCTTTGGCTTTCTCACAGCATAACAGCAATTACACAGCTTCTTTACATAAACAACAGTTTAAATCCCAGCGAAATTTAGTTCTTCAACTGCCGACAGGCAACAAGGAAGCATCTGGCCTATTTCAGGAAAATGGGGATAAAAGCTTCTACTTTCTTGCCAATGTAACGGCAAACGCGACAAAATCTACTCAAAAAAAATGGGGGCACAGTATTGGAATTATATGGGACCGCTCGCTCAGCAGTAAAAATAGAGATATAGAAAAGGAACTCGCCCTATTAGATCTCTTTTTTAAAGAAAACCCCAATATGACTGTCGATCTCGGCTTATTGGATATCCGCTTTGTAAAAGGTCATACGTTTCAGGTACGACAAGGTAATTGGAATGATCTCAAAAACTACATCAAAGGAATTGACTACGATGGCGGCACAGACTATAGTCAAATAAAAACCGGTGTAATACAGGCCAACAATTACCTGCTGTTTAGCGATGGCCTTTCTACATTTGGTCAAAGTAAAATCAACCTTGACAATCCAGTTTATTGCATTACTTCGTCCAATGGATCGGACTACGGTGTCCTAAAACAAATTTCCCAGAAACATCTTGGAAAGATGATCAATTTAGCCAATACCTCAACAACTGAAGCGTACCATAAGCTAAATACGATAGACCTTATTTACCTGGGGATAAAAGAAAAAAATGATTTTGAGGAAGTTTATCCTCAAAAAGGCACGCCAGTACAAGCCAATTTTTCTCTCGCAGGCGTAGGGAAAAGCCCGGGATTAAAGCAGATCACCGTACTTGTAGGAGATGGGCAACAAGCACCGCAAGAGATTAGTATAGCGCTACAGCCTGACCATGGTGAAATTGACCTACAGCAGATCTGGGCACAAAAGAAAATTGAAGCGTTGGATCTTCAATACGAAGACAATCGTGAAGAAATTGAAACACTTGGCAAACAGTTCGGTATTGTTACCCGAAATACCAGCCTGATTGTACTGGAAACCACAGAAGATTACGTACGTTATGCAATAACTCCGCCCGCCGAATTGCTTTCCGAATTCAATCGGCTCATCAAAGAAGAACATATAGAAAAGGAAGAACGTGTAGCAGACTTGTTGGATCAGGCTCAAGACATTACCAAACAGCTTCAGTCCTGGTGGAATACCGATTTTCAGCAAAAAAAGAAATACCCAACGCGTAAAAAATTGATTTCCATCCCTGAACTTGCTGTTGCCGAAGAAATGGCTACCGGAGTTGCTCCTGTTACACCTATACCGTCGCGTCCTTCAGCTAGCCCTGCCGCGACATCACGAGCCGAAGAACTCAGGTCATCAGCTCCCGCTAGTGAAAAAAGAGTGTCAGCCGAAGGCAATTCAAATACCGCCAAAGCTGTTACCAGTGAATTGGCGATGGCGGCATCTGATGATGTTCTTCAGGATTTCGCTGTTGTTCAATCCTTAGAAGAACGCGTAGCTGGCATACAAACGACAAGCAGCATCAACAGCATACATGGAAAAATAAGCATCCCTGAAATTAAAGAAGACCAAGCCTATTTACAGGACCTTAATCAATCCAAAGATCCTTACAAAAGCTATCTCCAACTTCGGAATCAGTATATGGGAACGCCAACTTTCTATTTTGATGTCGCAAACTTCTTTTTCAAAAGAGGAGATCACAACAAAGCCTTACTCATCTTAAGCGCACTTGCAGACTTACAAATTGAAAATGCAGATCTCTACAAAACCATTTCCTATAAGTTACGGGAATGGGGAGATTACGACAATGCACTGTTCATTACTGCTAAGGTATTAAAATGGCGTCCCATGGATCCACAAAGCCACCGCGATTATGCCCTCGTTTTACAAGACAAAGGTATGTTCAAGGAGGCACTAGAACAATTATATGGGATTTTGACCCAGAGCTACTCCCCAGAAGCTGCCGATCGCGATGATGGTATTGAAGAAACATTGGTCATGGAAATCAATAATCTCATTAAAGCAAACAAAGCTGCAAGCTCCAAAGTTGCCGTGAACAAAAAATTGATTGCTGACCTACCCGTCGACATTCGTGTTGTCATTAATTGGAATTCACGAAACACCGATATCGACCTTTGGGTAACTGATCCAAATCAAGAAAAATGCTTCTATAGTAATCCTGCCACAGCCATTGGGGGCCGACTCAGCAATGACTTTACTGGTGGCTATGGCCCTGAACAATTTCTATTAAAAAAAGCTTTAAAAGGAAAATACAAAATTGAAGTTGACTTCTATAACGATGATTCCCTTACTTTAGCAGGACCAGCAGCGGTCATGGCCGAAATTTATACCTACTATAGCAGTGGCAAGCAAGAACGAAAAATCGTTACGATCTATCTTGACCGCAATAAAGAGCGCAATATTGGGATTGGCGAATTTTCATTCCAGTAG
- a CDS encoding EamA family transporter, with protein sequence MIKIQLNRNILILHLTILIWGFTGILGSLISVSALHLVWYRVAIASIALLIYFLVTKQSIVVSRKQFLQFFMVGAVVGLHWVLFFYSIKVSTVSVTLVTLSSVTLFTAILEPIVNKKRIALLDIVVGLVIIIGIYTIFSFETHYLVGLLAGLGCAFCASIFSIANARMVKKSSPTLITFYEMMGACFWISILMLFTGDFNAEMKLGQQDLIYLLLLGVVCTAVAYVMGVAVMKELSAFTVALTTNLEPVYGILLAMLIFGQKETMSGGFYLGTCIVLGAVFTYPYVKTKLENRQKDLVIRKLH encoded by the coding sequence ATGATTAAAATTCAATTAAATCGGAATATTCTAATTCTGCATTTAACAATACTTATTTGGGGATTTACCGGAATTTTGGGTAGCTTGATTTCCGTATCTGCCCTTCATTTAGTGTGGTATCGTGTTGCAATAGCGTCTATCGCGCTGTTGATCTATTTCTTGGTAACTAAACAATCGATTGTAGTTTCGCGGAAACAATTTCTCCAATTTTTTATGGTGGGGGCCGTTGTTGGACTGCATTGGGTATTATTTTTTTATTCGATCAAAGTATCTACCGTATCGGTGACATTGGTCACGCTATCCTCGGTGACTTTATTTACGGCAATATTGGAGCCTATTGTGAATAAAAAGCGTATTGCGCTGTTGGATATTGTTGTTGGTTTGGTCATTATCATCGGTATTTATACGATCTTTTCTTTTGAAACACATTATCTTGTTGGTCTATTGGCAGGGCTTGGCTGTGCGTTTTGCGCGAGTATATTTTCTATCGCCAATGCGCGCATGGTTAAAAAATCGAGCCCGACCTTGATTACGTTCTATGAGATGATGGGGGCATGCTTCTGGATCAGCATATTGATGTTGTTTACAGGAGATTTCAATGCTGAAATGAAATTGGGACAGCAAGATTTAATTTATCTGCTGTTGTTAGGTGTGGTTTGTACGGCGGTGGCCTATGTTATGGGGGTTGCTGTCATGAAGGAATTATCTGCTTTTACTGTTGCGCTGACAACAAATCTGGAACCTGTTTATGGTATTCTGTTGGCGATGTTGATATTTGGACAAAAGGAGACCATGAGCGGTGGGTTTTATCTTGGCACTTGTATCGTTTTGGGAGCAGTATTCACTTACCCTTATGTCAAAACGAAATTAGAGAATAGACAAAAAGATCTTGTTATTCGTAAATTGCATTAA